One Methanophagales archaeon genomic window carries:
- a CDS encoding FAD-dependent oxidoreductase, translating to MEDLKNNKIKIPGMLYMFFSFIPWIVYWVLCDMGNILGIIIPLVIALLLIIPQIRKRDFNLMDITSLLYFCITITATFIFNLNIFVEKSGFLGYSVLFLMVLFSLIIKQPYTLQVSKRDYPEIYWKERLFLAINNIITGVWAVIFIANAITFLLLNATSAVILSNTLIALGITFSIVFPLKAPAYFATKEFRKYDWSVDVTQKPKGENEYDVIIVGSGIGGLTCGALLSKRGYRVLVLEQHHQVGGYCSSFKRKDFVFNTGVENVSGLWEKVPVTYLLKELGFEKDELFAKNKMRCIFKGKEIDASNLEEFIKALSEMFPEEKENIYAFFDEAKKAYEECYKDLVYGAPLPAELIVKVFGAKKLLDYPKEHPHFYDWMNKTYKQRLDEFFTNEDLKTLLCALLGYSGTEAEKTPASSALTAVVSYYLHGGYFPKGGAQRFADSLKDFIEYNGGKVLTRHRVDEILVENGEVKGVRVGNRVFKSPIVVANANAKTTFLELVGEERLDRDFVEYIKKLKMSPSCFMVFLGVDMDLSGYPTIIENLDEGCSIAIYSNADPGLAPKGKASVTILMGANYYDFPERGTKEYLEKKREFAELLIKKAEKNIPDLSKHIVVQDAATPKTFERYTSMPEGALYSFDQSIGVKRPYFKTPIKGLYLASASTFPGGGIEAVVISGIICANDICNWEVRVQ from the coding sequence ATGGAAGACTTAAAAAATAATAAAATAAAAATTCCTGGTATGCTTTATATGTTTTTTTCCTTTATTCCCTGGATTGTTTACTGGGTATTGTGTGACATGGGAAACATACTGGGAATCATTATTCCTCTGGTTATTGCCTTACTGCTTATAATACCACAAATTCGCAAGAGGGATTTCAATCTGATGGATATTACCTCTCTTCTCTATTTCTGCATAACCATTACTGCTACATTTATCTTCAACCTGAACATATTTGTCGAGAAAAGTGGTTTTCTTGGCTACTCTGTTTTGTTTCTGATGGTATTGTTTTCCCTGATTATCAAACAACCCTACACACTTCAAGTTTCGAAAAGAGACTATCCGGAAATCTACTGGAAGGAGAGATTATTTCTGGCCATTAACAACATAATCACTGGGGTCTGGGCGGTGATCTTCATAGCAAACGCGATCACATTTTTACTTCTAAATGCAACTTCCGCCGTAATACTCTCAAACACCTTGATCGCTCTTGGTATAACATTTTCAATTGTTTTCCCTTTAAAAGCACCAGCTTATTTTGCTACAAAGGAATTCAGGAAATACGATTGGAGTGTTGATGTAACTCAAAAGCCAAAAGGAGAAAACGAATACGATGTTATCATTGTTGGTTCTGGTATAGGGGGATTAACCTGCGGTGCTTTACTCTCAAAAAGAGGGTACAGGGTTTTAGTTTTAGAGCAACATCATCAAGTCGGTGGTTACTGCTCTTCTTTTAAGAGGAAAGATTTTGTTTTTAACACAGGAGTTGAAAACGTAAGCGGACTGTGGGAAAAAGTACCTGTAACCTATCTTCTCAAAGAACTTGGCTTTGAAAAGGATGAACTTTTCGCAAAGAATAAAATGAGATGCATCTTTAAAGGTAAAGAGATCGATGCCAGCAACTTGGAAGAGTTCATAAAAGCTCTCTCAGAGATGTTCCCAGAAGAGAAAGAGAACATTTACGCCTTCTTTGATGAAGCTAAAAAAGCCTACGAGGAGTGCTACAAAGACTTGGTTTATGGTGCTCCTCTACCAGCTGAACTAATCGTTAAGGTTTTTGGAGCAAAAAAGCTCTTGGATTATCCTAAGGAACATCCACACTTCTACGATTGGATGAACAAAACGTACAAGCAAAGACTTGATGAGTTTTTCACTAATGAGGATTTGAAGACTTTACTCTGTGCTCTGCTTGGTTACTCAGGAACAGAGGCGGAGAAAACACCTGCAAGCAGCGCGCTTACCGCTGTAGTTTCATACTACCTCCATGGTGGATATTTCCCGAAAGGAGGAGCACAGAGATTTGCAGATAGCTTAAAGGATTTTATAGAATACAATGGTGGCAAAGTCCTGACAAGACATAGGGTGGATGAGATATTGGTCGAAAACGGAGAAGTTAAAGGAGTAAGGGTTGGAAATAGAGTTTTTAAGAGTCCTATTGTTGTGGCTAATGCAAATGCAAAAACTACATTTCTGGAGCTTGTTGGAGAGGAGAGATTGGATAGAGACTTCGTAGAGTACATAAAAAAGTTGAAGATGTCCCCTTCCTGTTTCATGGTGTTTTTGGGAGTAGATATGGATTTATCGGGCTATCCGACGATCATTGAGAACCTGGATGAAGGCTGCAGCATCGCTATATACTCTAATGCAGATCCAGGTTTAGCACCCAAAGGAAAAGCAAGCGTTACAATATTGATGGGTGCCAACTACTATGATTTTCCAGAAAGGGGAACAAAAGAGTATTTAGAAAAGAAGAGAGAGTTTGCGGAGTTACTAATCAAGAAAGCTGAGAAAAATATTCCCGACTTAAGCAAACACATAGTCGTTCAGGATGCAGCAACGCCAAAGACATTTGAAAGATACACATCAATGCCTGAAGGGGCTTTATATTCCTTTGATCAATCAATCGGAGTTAAAAGACCATACTTTAAAACGCCAATAAAGGGCTTGTATTTGGCAAGTGCTTCAACTTTTCCCGGAGGTGGAATTGAAGCTGTCGTAATCTCAGGAATTATTTGCGCAAACGATATATGTAATTGGGAGGTTAGGGTGCAATGA
- a CDS encoding PIN domain-containing protein, which yields MQEFVEDIMPNHKLLSLPMEQEQYREVVNVRKGMNLDFDDAYQYSVAKYYGLKVVTMDRDFERIKDLEILKWKT from the coding sequence TTGCAAGAATTTGTTGAAGATATCATGCCCAACCACAAACTCCTTTCATTGCCAATGGAACAGGAACAGTATAGAGAAGTTGTAAACGTCAGAAAAGGCATGAATTTAGATTTTGATGACGCTTATCAGTATAGCGTGGCTAAATATTATGGATTGAAAGTTGTTACAATGGACAGGGATTTTGAGAGGATAAAGGATTTAGAGATTTTAAAATGGAAGACTTAA
- a CDS encoding isoprenylcysteine carboxylmethyltransferase family protein produces MVTFLGLIYYLALIYSFFLPLKIGTTWFYIGLPIALLGLIMYTIVTVNFATTPLNEPVTKGLYHYSRNPQYLTEFLMFIGVSIASASWIFLLFSIVYEVSLLSFASSEERFCLEKYGDAYREYMNRTPRYIGIPKSKEK; encoded by the coding sequence ATTGTAACCTTTTTAGGGCTAATTTATTATCTTGCCTTAATATACTCCTTTTTTCTGCCGTTAAAAATAGGGACAACATGGTTTTACATAGGCCTTCCTATTGCTTTATTAGGATTAATCATGTATACGATAGTCACAGTGAACTTTGCTACCACCCCACTTAATGAACCCGTTACCAAAGGACTTTATCATTATTCACGGAATCCTCAGTATCTCACCGAATTTTTGATGTTTATAGGTGTGAGCATAGCTTCGGCTTCATGGATCTTTCTATTATTTTCAATTGTATACGAAGTTTCTTTGCTCAGTTTTGCAAGTTCTGAAGAACGCTTCTGCCTTGAGAAGTATGGCGATGCCTATCGTGAATATATGAACAGGACACCAAGATATATAGGAATACCAAAATCCAAGGAGAAGTGA